The Cryptosporangium aurantiacum DNA segment ACCTCATCGACGTCCAGATCGGAGCCGAGAACGTCGCGTGTGTCGTCGTGGAGCCGATCCAGGGCGAGGGCGGGTTCGTCGTGCCCGCGCCCGGCTTCCTGCCCGGCGTCGCGGACCTCTGCCGCGAGCGTGGCGTCCTGCTCGTGGCCGACGAGGTGCAGACCGGCTTCGCCCGGACCGGCGACCTGTTCGCCTGCGAGCACGAGGGCATCGTCCCGGACCTGATCACGACCGCGAAGGGCCTGGCGGGCGGTTTGCCGCTGGCCGCGGTGACCGGCCGCGCCGAGATCATGGACGCCGTCCACGCGGGCGGGATCGGCGGCACGTACAGCGGCAACCCGGCCGCGTGCGCCGCCGCGCTCGGGGTGATCGAGACGATCGAGGCCCAGAACCTCGTCGAGCGCGCCCGAACCATCGGCGCGCGGTTCCGGAGCCGGCTCACCGCCCTGCACCACCCGGTGATCGGCGAGGTGCGCGGACGCGGCGGCATGATCGCCGTCGAGCTGGTCGAACCCGGCACGACGACGCCGAACCCGGCGGCGGTGGCCGCGGTGATCCGCTACTGCCAGGAGCGCGGGCTGCTCGTGCTGAGCGCCGGGACCTACGGCAACGTCCTGCGGTTCCTCCCGCCGCTGGTGATCCCCGACCACCTGCTCGACGAAGGCCTCGACCTGCTGTCCGACGCCTTCGCGGCCCTCTGAGAGAGACGCACCATGCAACCCCTGGAACTGTTCGCCGTCGATGGTCTGCTCAGCGACGAGGAGCACGAGATCGCCGCGACCGTCCGGCGCTTCGTGGACGACGCGCTGAAGCCGAACGTCGCCGATTGGTTCGAGAACGCGACGCTGCCCCGCGAGCTGGCGAAGGAGTTCGGCGCGCTCGGCGTCCTCGGCATGCACCTGGACGGGTACGGCTGCGCCGGGACCAACGCGGTCTGCTACGGCCTGGCCTGCCTGGAACTCGAGGCCGGGGACAGCGGCTTCCGGTCGTTCGTGTCGGTGCAGGGCTCGCTCGCGATGTTCTCGATCCACCGGTACGGCTCCGAGGAACAGAAGCAGGAGTGGCTGCCGCGCCTGGCGTCCGGCGAGGCGATCGGCTGCTTCGGCCTGACCGAGCCGGACTTCGGCAGCAACCCCGGCGGCATGCGGACGTACGCCCGCCGCGACGGGAACGACTGGGTGCTCCACGGCACGAAGATGTGGATCACCAACGGTTCGCTCGCCGACGTCGCGACGATCTGGGCGCGTACCGACGACGGCGTCCGCGGGTTCCTGGTGCCCACCGGCACGCCGGGGTTCACGGCCACGACGATCAGCCGCAAGCTCTCGTTGCGGGCCTCGGTCACCGCGGAACTCGTCCTCGACGGCGTCCGGGTGCCCGCGTCGGCGCAGCTCCCGGGCGCGCGCGGGCTGAGCGCGCCGCTGTCCTGCCTGAACGAGGCCCGCTTCGGGATCGTGTTCGGCGCGCTCGGCGCGGCCCGGGACTGCCTGGAGACCGCGCTGGACTACGCCACCACCCGGGTGCAGTTCGACCGGCCGATCGGCGGCTTCCAGCTGACCCAGCAGAAGCTCGCCGACCTGACGCTCGAACTCGGCAAGGGCTACCTGCTCGCGCTGCACCTGGGCCGGCTGAAGGACGCCGGTGCGCTCCGGCCGGAGCAGGTGAGCGTCGGCAAGCTCAACAACGTCCGGGAGGCGATCGCGATCGCCCGGGAGTGCCGCACGATCCTCGGCGGCAGCGGGATCACGCTCGACTACCCGGTGCTGCGGCACGCGAACAACCTCGAGTCGGTGCTGACCTACGAGGGCACGAGCGAGATGCACACGCTGGTCATCGGCCAGGCCTTGACGGGCCTCCCGGCCTTCCGCGGCTGACCGAGGGAGAACGATGGAACTGCAGAACCTGGTCGACGGACGCTGGGCGGACGGAAAGGGGGAGGAGTTCACCTCCACGAACCCGTCGCGGCCCAGTGACGTCGTCGCGGTGGGTGCGCTGGCCGGGCCGGCCGAGGTCGACGAGGCGGTGGCCGCCGCCCGGCGCGCCCAGCCCGACTGGGCCCGCACCCCGCACCACGAGCGGGCCGCGATCCTTAGCAGGGCGGCCGCGCTGATCGACGCGTCGGCGGACGCGTGGGGCCACGAGCTGGCCGCCGAGGAGGGCAAGACCCGCGCGGAAGGCGTGGGCGAGGCCCAGCGCGCCGCCCAGATCCTGCGCTACTACGCGGCCGAGGCCGACCACGAGACCGGTCAGCTCTACGCGTCCCC contains these protein-coding regions:
- the gabT gene encoding 4-aminobutyrate--2-oxoglutarate transaminase is translated as MSSPTTGGPGLDQARRLVTEIPGPRSRELAARRAAAVPAGVVSGQPVFAAAAGGGVLVDVDGNSFIDFGSGIAVTTVGNSAPRVVDRAVDQLHRFTHTCFLINPYEEYVAVCEALNRLTPGDHPKRTALFNSGAEAVENAVKYARAATGRPAVVVFDHAYHGRTLLTMAMTAKNTPYKKDFGPFAPEVYRAPMAYPYRSAGGELAALRDLIDVQIGAENVACVVVEPIQGEGGFVVPAPGFLPGVADLCRERGVLLVADEVQTGFARTGDLFACEHEGIVPDLITTAKGLAGGLPLAAVTGRAEIMDAVHAGGIGGTYSGNPAACAAALGVIETIEAQNLVERARTIGARFRSRLTALHHPVIGEVRGRGGMIAVELVEPGTTTPNPAAVAAVIRYCQERGLLVLSAGTYGNVLRFLPPLVIPDHLLDEGLDLLSDAFAAL
- a CDS encoding acyl-CoA dehydrogenase family protein yields the protein MQPLELFAVDGLLSDEEHEIAATVRRFVDDALKPNVADWFENATLPRELAKEFGALGVLGMHLDGYGCAGTNAVCYGLACLELEAGDSGFRSFVSVQGSLAMFSIHRYGSEEQKQEWLPRLASGEAIGCFGLTEPDFGSNPGGMRTYARRDGNDWVLHGTKMWITNGSLADVATIWARTDDGVRGFLVPTGTPGFTATTISRKLSLRASVTAELVLDGVRVPASAQLPGARGLSAPLSCLNEARFGIVFGALGAARDCLETALDYATTRVQFDRPIGGFQLTQQKLADLTLELGKGYLLALHLGRLKDAGALRPEQVSVGKLNNVREAIAIARECRTILGGSGITLDYPVLRHANNLESVLTYEGTSEMHTLVIGQALTGLPAFRG